The following is a genomic window from Candidatus Dormiibacterota bacterium.
CTTGCACGCCCTGGACGACGCTTTTTCCGAACGATGCAAGCGGCCCCGAGAGCGGAACGCTCACCCCGATCGTGAGCTGTTGGAGCACCGGGCCGGTAAACTGCGCGCGCGCGATGCGCGGTGCGAGCGCTGCGGCGGCGCCGGCCGCGATGAAAGCTCGGCGGCGCATCAGTGCGTGAGGTATCCTGCGAGCGTCGTTCCGAGAAAGACGATCGAGAAGCCCATATTGGCGGTAAAGACCCGTTCGTTGAGCACGAAGAGATTCTCCGATCGATCGAACAGTGCGTTTTCGTAAACGGCGAGGCTAAGAGCGGCTAAGGCCCCGAGATAGTATGGCCATTGAACGCCGCCGAGCATACCCGCCAGCACGAGCAACGCGAGCATTCCTAGGTGCAGCGCGATCGGTAGCCAGCGTCCGCTGCGCTCGCCGAACCGCGCCGGGAGCGAATTGATGCCTTGTTCGCGATCGGTCGGAAGATCCATCAACGCATAGATGACGTCGAAGCCTGCGACCCAGAGCGTGACGGCGAGAAAGACCAGGATCGCGCTCCAACTCACGTGCCCGGTGATGCCGATGTAAGCGCCGAGCGGTGCGAGGCCGTCGACCGCGCCTAAGACGAAATGCACCAGCCACGTGAAGCGCTTGCAGAGCGGGTACACTAGCACGCCCAGCGCCGCGATCGGCATAAGCTTCACGCAGAGCGGGTTGAGCATCCATGCCGAGAG
Proteins encoded in this region:
- a CDS encoding 4-hydroxybenzoate octaprenyltransferase, which produces MKTLSLFLREIRVEHTLFALPFAYVGAVLGARGLPPWQALVWITLAVLGARTAAMAANRYFDRDIDARNPRTARRALASGALAPSVMLWAIVLGFALLLLSAWMLNPLCVKLMPIAALGVLVYPLCKRFTWLVHFVLGAVDGLAPLGAYIGITGHVSWSAILVFLAVTLWVAGFDVIYALMDLPTDREQGINSLPARFGERSGRWLPIALHLGMLALLVLAGMLGGVQWPYYLGALAALSLAVYENALFDRSENLFVLNERVFTANMGFSIVFLGTTLAGYLTH